Sequence from the Hylaeus volcanicus isolate JK05 chromosome 1, UHH_iyHylVolc1.0_haploid, whole genome shotgun sequence genome:
ATTGTAACATTACATTTAAGTCCAAAGAGAAGTAGagaatttatgttttgaatatttcaaatcagtagcgccatctagcggttcGAGGTTGAAACTATTTCACAACAAACTTGTGCTTTTTGCCGAGAGATGGCGCCCCATctcaaattctaattttaatttaaataatagtttttctttatatttaattgagaaaaatgattgtttttCTATAATTGTTCATTATGGTTAggtaattttaaagaaataggctcggaaataattatttcctgtAACATTCGACTGCAAATATGGCCgcgttttacattttttctccTGGAATTAATCGGAATGATTGAGGATACTTTCGCAAAAATGCAATGTCTTAACTAGACTTCAGTAAATTACTTCAATCCACCTTAAACAAGTTGtcattaaaagtatttttgcaTAACACTGAAATTATCAAACATGATTAATCCCAGCAAGAGCTTCGTCTCTTTTCAGCTACTCTGTGGTTGTTGGTGGACATATTCGAGCTGTCATGTGGACGTGTCTGTTCCAATCTGTTGATACGTTtacgagaatttatttaagataGACGAGGGATTCGAGTCTTGGTTTTGGTGACGTAAAACCGTAATTACGTATACAAACTGAGAATGCGATGCCAGCACGTAGACGACACGTTGGCTCGGAGCTAGACCATGATTTCGTGATCACAACCTCAAACAGCCCCTGGCAGGGTAGTAGCATAAGTCAGCGGTATAACAATGAAAGTGAAGGGCGCGATTTAACGGAGAACGAAAGAAAGCAAACGGACATCCCACCAGCGACGATGACGTCGCGCGACAGGACCAATGAGTTCGTTAATGCCATCAGGTCGATGCAGAGCAGGACCGTGTCTCGAGTGGTCTTGCAGAATCCTCGTCGAGCACGCCAATTACAGAGCTACTCGAATTTTATGATGATAGCTAAAAGTATTGGAAAGAATATAGCGAGCACGTACACCAAGCTAGAAAAGCTTGCTCTATGTAAGATCGTAATGAATATTGTCTTCTCGTATTGAATGCAACCTGTTAGTAATGTATCATTCGATGATGGAAGAATAAGATCGCAGAGGAAATGTTTCAAGGTTAACATATCTTTGTTTTTTGTTACTACggtattattgaaattcaatccAGAGTTCAAAGTAGAGTtctgtttatttgaatttgttctGCGTTGTTATTTTCAACTCATGGTCCAGCAATCatttctaatattataaaaatgacaagAAAACGGAGATTGAAATACTTGGAAAAAGATGTTATGTACTTATTATGTGAATTGTTTTAGTGGCAAAAAGAAAGTCTATATTTAATGATAGACAAATGGAAATTGAGGAACTAACAAATATCATAAAAACAGACTTAAAGAGTTTAAATCATCAAATAGGAAAGCTACAAGAACTTGGAAAGAAACAACGCGACGGATATGGTGCTACTCAAAGTCATCATATAGCTTCTCATTCATCTTCTATTGTTATGGCCTTACAATCAAAACTGGCAAATATGTCGAcgcattttaaaaatgtgttaGAAGTACGTTCTGAggtatgtaaaatgaaaaacaaaacaataaaatgtaacatattactttgttctttccattaattttatattctttacaGAATATGAGAGAAGAACAAAGTAGGAGGCAGCAGTTCACTCAAGGCTCTGTATCTACAATGTTACCTCCAAGTGTTGTTGGAAAACAAGGATCATTATTGTTCCAAGAACAAGACTCTGCCTCCTCTGTAGCTATAGATCTGGAACCAGCTATGGGACAACTAACATTGCAGCGCGCAATTACCGATGATACTGTAAGCAATATATACATCATCTGAATATGTCGatattaaatgtttgtaaCTATAACTAaccaatttatttacttattaggAAGCATATGTTCAATCGAGAGCTGAAACTATGCAAAATATCGAATCTACTATCGTTGAACTTGGaggaatttttcaacaattagCGCACATGGTTAAGGAGCAGGAAGAAATGGTCGAGAggtaagaataattttttttattctatgtctatcgataataaattttgtaaatttataaattaataaattaataaaatttcaggaTAGATAGCAATATAGAAGATACAGAATTGAATGTGGAGGCGGCACACGCGGaaatcttaaaatatttccaatctGTAACAAACAACAGGTGgttaatgataaaaatatttgcagttctcatatttttctttatattttttgtagtgTTTCTggcataaaataattgttatattacTATGCATATTTCTTTACGCAACTTTGTAGTTGACCATCCATATCTATTACTTGTAATATAAGATCCAAGAGcaagatgaatttttataaaattatgacTCATTAgctatagaataataatatattcattgcATTCCTTGACCTTTCTGTTGAAATGTGAATACtgtaagtattaattattaaaaggtGCATCAGTGTAGATTACACGCTACATTGTTGTCTGTATAATGTAAAAAGGAAACTGTGggtaataaatgtataattttcaaagcTTGGCAATTTCTGACGAATACATATGCGCGGATGACAGGGTTTATAGTAAATTGGACTATGAAAcgtaaagtaataataaattacgatttatttcaattttttaaaaccttATATAACAATTGCATTTAGTCTAAAttcatattacaatttaattccCGTTCGAATGATTTACGAAGACAAGTAAGTTTTACATTTGAACAAAGAATTATACATAACTacataaagaaacatttttacaatttgttcTCCCTTTTTTTGGTATAACAGCGATGACATTCGACAGACGTATTTGTGTAGCAACCTAAATATGCGTTTATTTCACCAAAAATAAATGCTGGTTCTTCTACTAGCATTAATATATCTTG
This genomic interval carries:
- the LOC128875482 gene encoding syntaxin-5; translated protein: MPARRRHVGSELDHDFVITTSNSPWQGSSISQRYNNESEGRDLTENERKQTDIPPATMTSRDRTNEFVNAIRSMQSRTVSRVVLQNPRRARQLQSYSNFMMIAKSIGKNIASTYTKLEKLALLAKRKSIFNDRQMEIEELTNIIKTDLKSLNHQIGKLQELGKKQRDGYGATQSHHIASHSSSIVMALQSKLANMSTHFKNVLEVRSENMREEQSRRQQFTQGSVSTMLPPSVVGKQGSLLFQEQDSASSVAIDLEPAMGQLTLQRAITDDTEAYVQSRAETMQNIESTIVELGGIFQQLAHMVKEQEEMVERIDSNIEDTELNVEAAHAEILKYFQSVTNNRWLMIKIFAVLIFFFIFFVVFLA